The stretch of DNA TTAGTTTAGCACAGCGGGCGCGGCTCGCTGCCCAGCTGCGGAGAGCGACGTCCGCGGCTTGCCCTGCCTCCGGGCCGTGCACCCCTCTCCAAAACTTAGGGGTTTAACAGCTGGGGCGCCTCGTCCCGCTGCTGTCAAGGACGTGGAGGCGTTCAGAGGGGTCACGGTTGGTCCTTAAAAACCCGCTGTTTCTGGGCGGCTTTGCACGGCTCCTGCGTAGGTTGCGGGATGCTCTCCACGCCCTTTCTCACCTGTCTGGCTCCAAGGGAGCAAGGTCCAGCACCCTGCACCCTTTGAAGCGCAGCTGCCGGCCCCCGGGGATGGGGCTGAGCCTCGCACGGCCGGGCTGGGCGCTGCCGTCCTGCCCGAGCCCCTCAGCCCCGCTTCGCCGCAGGTGCGGTTCGCGCTGCCCCCGTCCGGGCTCCGGTCCGGCACCACCTGCGTGCCCGAGAGGGCTCTCCCGCCCAGGACGGctttccccagcctgtgtttttGGTCGGGACTCACTTGCCTGCACGGCGCTGGTCTGCCCTGCACCTTCACCCTCCAGAACTTAGGGCTCAGTCCGGGGCCACCTCGCCGGGGTCACTGAGGGAGCACGCGGTCTTCCTGACCGGTCTCCTCCCCCAGGAACCCCGGAGGTTTGGATTTCCCCCTGGGGACACCCAGTACTCTCCCTTTCCTCCGGGTCGCGGGCGGTGGCGCGCTCCTGCCGCCGCCGAGCCAGAGCTCACCGCCCCCGAGCCCCCGGCAGCGCATCCTCTCCCGCCTGCCGCTCCGCCTGCCCTTCCTCGGCTGCGTGTTGCGGTGGGGGTGTTGCGAGGTAGGCAAAAGGGAAAGTGAACGTAGCGGTCTGAAGATAGAGAAAGGCAGTCAAGCTTAGACGTGTAGTTACTCAAcctttattatttaaaaaaattcataaaaaaaaggaaggtgaacGAACGTCTTACAAAACCCCCCCACATAAATAGGACATTCCGTCCAGCTCTGGCTATTGGCAGTTCTAGTATTTGACAACATCAGACGCGATTTCCTGGCATTAGAGAAACCCATTTCAAAATCGGTCATCACAAAGAAATACTAGAAATCCCAGTTAGCACTTGCTAGGCAGCACGGAGCACTTGTACACAACTTTTCAGACACACACCCGCGCACACACGCAGCTGGGAACAGATCCTGTAGGAAGAGAGCCTCCTTAAAAAATAGTAAACCCTTCtcaaaccccccccccccccccccccccccaaaaccagcaaacaaacaaaaaaaagaaagaaagagagttGTTATTTACAAAACGCACATGGAAATACAGTATTGACAGAGCGTGGCTGGCAAATCAACATGATTTGAATAAAGAAAGGACTATGGCACGTCTTGCTCGAAAGCTCGCACAGCAGCCTCCTTCGAGTGTCCCCGCGGGAAGACAGCTCCTGCCACCCGCGACGCAGtgccttctccctccccacctctccTCCCGCCCTCCCTCGCCTCTCCACCCCTGCGCTTCTTGCCAGGTCCTTTTTACACTTGGATGACCACCGTGCTGGGGCTCTGGAGCCGGGTTTTGTACTGGTCTAGCCAGGTCCTCAGCTCCGAGATCTTGTAGCCCTCTGGTCCTCTGCCTCCCTGGTACATCACCTTCTCCTCCTGGATGATGTAGAGCCTCTCGAAGTAGGCACCGTAGGCGGCGCTGGAAGCATTGTCCATGGTGTCCACGGCCAAGGGGCAATCGGGCGCCCCTTCCCTCATCAGCTGAGCTGCCCGCAGCCTGTCCTGGAGGCACTGGTGCTTGGGGATATTGTAGGCTGCGTCCGAGCTGACCCAGCCGTCGGACGGGTGTGCTTCTTCGATGTACACCAGCAGGAAGTCGGCAATGTCCACGAAGTGCGCGGCTAGGCGCTGGAAGGACCTCAGGCGGGCCATGAACGGGGGTCAGGTGCAGCTGCCGAAGTTGAGGATGAGGGGTCTCTTGCCGCGGGCGAAGTCCAGGATGCGGAGCCTCTTCTGCCCGTCCAGCTGGATCACCTCGGGGTTAGGGGCCAAGGAACCCACGTGCGCCGACTTGAAGAAGTCCAGTTTCTGCCCGTGCCACACGGCTTTCAGCGACTCCAGCGTGAACATACGGTTGGAGTCGGACACGCAGACCGGGGGATCGTCGGGGGGCGGCCCCTCGTTGGCGCTGGCCACCTCCTCCGCCGTGGGCATTGTCAGCATCTTCTTCCTAATGCACAGAAAATCCAGGAGCCAGAGCATCACGGCAGTGAGCAGGAAGCGGGGAAAGAGGAGGATGCAGGCGGCCGCCTGGGTGAGCAGCTGCAAGGTGTGAACGCCGAGGGAGTGGAGCATCGCAGCGGCTTGTGCTGCAGGGCGCTGGCTGCCGGGGGGCCCCCACGCACCCTGCGTGCCGGGgtctgtgcagcacagctgagatcCCGCTTCTCTTTAAGCCCATTTTATAGTCAgggatttaaatgaaaagtgacTCCACCTCCGGCCAGAACCCGCCCCTCTGGAACTTGAGCCTGGGGATTACCTACCCCTCCACTCTAATGACCTAAAAATACACAGACAAAAGGGGAGAGAGCCCCGGCGGGAGCCGCGAGGGACGTGCAACGGAGCAGTGTGCAGCCACTATCAGGCAGGGCAGAGAGTCCGACACAGGGCACTGCCGGCGTCCCCGGCCTCAGATAGCGGCGGGCGCTCAGAGACAGCCCCGCCAAGGACAATGCAACAGGCACagcccgcccccggcccgggtCCCCACAGGTTgtgcgggcgcggggccggggcgggagcTGGCGCCGGGGCCGTCCCGGCAGCGCCTGCAGGTGACAGGGACGGGCCGCCCTCGCCGCGTCCTTTCCCGCGCCTTCttcccctccccgccccggcAGCCCGGTCGCCCCCTGGGCACAGCCTCCGCCCCACCGCACGCCCCGGTGCCGCGGGAGCACCCGGGTCTCGAACCCGCGGCCGCATCatccggcggcggcggcgggacgGGCGGTgggcgctgccccggcccccGCTCCCCCGGGGCCCGCTTTGGGCGGGCCGGGCCCCGGCGGCCGCGTCAGCCCCGGCACGGGGGGCACCAGGTGGGCGCGGGCCGGTGGGCGCTGCCCCGGGCGGAGGAGGGGCGCGGGCGGCCGCCAGAGGGAGCTGTTGGCCGagaagcggcggcggcggcgggagcgcggggccctcagccccagctggggTGtccgcgcccggccccggccccggccccggcaccTGCCCTGGCCCCGGCACCTGCCCCCGCGGCACTCGGGAATACGGGGCTGCATCGCGGGCGCCgcagggccggggctgcggggagcGCCACAATGGGTGGGCAGAGGGGACGGTGCAGGCGACAGGACAGCGCTGCGTCTGCGATGTCCCGCTGCTCACTGGGGTCTTGCTACTTCCAGGTGAGCAGCGAGTCAGCGCAGATACTCCTTTACGGCGTCCCAGGAGGAGCCAGCAGTACTTTTCTGCACCTGTCAAGTGACATACAAACACAAGCCTCTCACTGGACTAGGTCTGGCAAAATCCTTGAGCTGAGGGCTGAAGTGTTACCTCACGGGCATGGCCAGGTGACCTGTGTGCTGTCCACAGAGTGGACATGCGAGTGGCTTTGGATTGGGTGGGTTGCGTGTCTGTAGCAAAGTGCTCGCAGTATGCAGGGCTGAACACCGACTGGCCACTTTCAGTTCTTCACCCATCAGAAGGAATTTATGGCCTGTAAATTCCTTCCTGCTGAACCAGATGGAGACCCGTCCCAGAAGTACACAGCTTAAGTGTAGTTTGGTGTCTCTGCTCAGAAGCTTGCTGCTCCATTGTTGCAGGGTTCCCAGCTTGCAGCATGCGCATAATTTCCTCACCAGCTTCCTCAGAAAGTGACATTAGTTGTCCAAAATGCTGAACACTGCCCTCTGCTATGCAAACGTGACTCATGCATCTCTGAGCTGCTACTACAGCTGCCACTCACCCAGGTGCCTGTCACACTGACTTTGGGACATGCAACCCAATATGCCTGTGGGTCCTGAGTGCCCCATTTCTGCCTGTGGCCAATGCCAGGTCTCTGGATGCAGATTCCCAAAGACCCTCAGGACCTGCAATTCCCCCAGGTGCAGTTCGTGCTTCTCCAGAAGTGACTGTGCATGTCTGTGCCTCCCGTCTAACATCTGCAAAATCGAAAAATGAATGCTGAGCTTCCTCATGGGAGGCTAGGCAGCTTGCTTCATTTTTATGTAACTTATTACAAGAACCctaaataaaaggcaaaattaaaatctcattttattttttattcatctgGTTCTGCATAGGCTGGTTTAGAGCACTTTAATCAGATGTCTGGTTTGCAGTGCCCTGCTGCATCATCTTTAGTTGGAGTCAACAGCAAGGTAATCCAGCATTTTAGCATCTGAAGAGAAATGTATGCTCCAGCCCTCATAAAGCCACGTTCATCCACTAGCCTGATTAATAACTTCTTTGGCATTCCATGGTGCTCAGTCCAGGGAAAATTACTGAGTAGATATTTACTATATTGTCAAACTTATTTTGAACTATTCATGTGGGCCTCTCACCACCTCTCTGTGCAGTTATGCAATCTTGAAAACCACAAATTAAAGCCTCTAAAGAGACGCAATAACAAATTGTGGTAGCTCTGAAGAAAcccccaggaaaaaaaattgatctcTCAAAGTGACCTCTTCAAACTATGCTGACAGACAAAAGCCTGAGTAAACAGATGGGTTTGCAACCCTGAATATCAACAAACTTTGCTCTACTAGATCAGTGAGAGATATTCTGAGGTAAAGAAGCTATCTGGTCCTATATGCTCTACTTGTAGCTGGATAGGGACTTTGGAAATGACTTTTTCTCCATTCCCTGgaaacagctttgctttgtttttatagCTTGAAGGAAACCTTTGAATTGGGGTTTCCTATTCAGCTGTGGATAGAGCAGAGAACTGAAGCATTTTGCTTCACTAACCCAATGCTACACTTTCCTGCCACAGGAAAATTCAGTCATGTCCTGAGGCCACTGTTTCATGGTGAATCAAACGGTGACTCTGTATGGCCCTACAAGCCATGCTCTGACATGCTCAGCTGAAGTGCAACACTCATGTATTAACTCCATGGGAAAGGGTGGAATTCTTTCTGCAGCCCTCTGGTTCTCGGAAGGTTTGAAGTGATGTCTTGCTGCTGTTCTCACTTCTGTGTTAGGCTGGATggttttcaaaattctgttttttcacTCTGGTAAACCCCCTCTCTACTTCCCGAGGGCTGCACCTCCCAGTTGGAGCTTGGATTATTTTTAGGTGTGTGAAGGTAGTCAGTCTTTCTAGGAATGCGTATCACTGATATTAATAGTGTGGGAACTTCTGTCTTCCTGTACACTGAGGATTTCATAGAATATATCCTAAAATATGGGTTTTACAGTGGCACATCTGGTTATGGGTGGTTTTTACTCTTCTGCATGTGGTCTGTGGTTCAGCAGTCACtaacttaaaaatacataagtttgtgtgtgtgtgtcctcGCACAAGTGCACATACATGGTtcacattatttccttttttctgagaACTTTATAGCTgtagtttttcttcatttgataaatgtaatttataactcttttaaagttttttttttcataaacaggagctacaaaataaattcagcaaCTTATAAAAGCAAACCctcaaaaagctgaaattaaaaccaTCAGGTCTGCTTTGATGTAGAGGATGTGTTGAAATGGTAtatttacatgtttattttctattttataattTCCTGCACAAAGGCATGCAATACTTTCTGACAGgaactgaaatgtattttggagGAGTTCCACGTCTCATGTCATCTAAGCTCCATGTTGTTAATGTGGTAGAACTCTAtgtgaaggaaatgaaaaagactTTCCTGAAATAAGAGCTGGACAATTTCTACTCATGTAAGTGGCTACCCAGTGACTGAAGAGAGGTACAGTGGTGCAGTGGTAAATTACTCACCTTTCTGGTATCTGTAAGAAGTGGGTAAATGTTATATTGCTGAAATTGGTGATGGATAAACTATTTGCAGTTGTTTGCTTGTAGTGACACCTCTGGAAAAAAGTAACCATATGCTGGAGTCTGTGCAGGGGTCTGGCTGTCTCTGGAGCTGCCTCTCTCTTAATCTTTCACCACTTTTAGATGacacctgtttttcttttcctcccttctgccttttttttaataaaatatatatgattCAGAAAAAACATACAAAGCCAAGCACCTAGGCAATGCCTGGAGTAGGTTTgagtatggaaaaaaaaggttctgTGCTGCAGATTCATCTATAAAATCACTAGCAGAGCCATGGACTTTGAATCTCCTACCCACCCCGTCACTCTTACCTTTGAATACATCACAAGTGTGTCGTATATGACAAAGAGGTGCCCGGCATTGaagcttttaaaacttttttccctcactTTTTGCTGACTGTGGATTGAACTGGGAAAGAGTTGTTTAAATTGGAGGGAGGACTGATTCCACAGCCACAGGTCTGTTAGTACAATGCTCAGGTCTCATCTCATCCTAAGTGGAAACCAACATTTTCTTGTGTCTGTGGGCCATCTACCAAGGCTTTGTGACCAAGTGTGCAGTTCCCCTGATGTGTTAGTGGGTTTCTGCACCTGTCTCTCCATGGCTGCTCCCTAGTGCCCCTGTTATGCCAGCTGCCTGTCAGGCTGGGGTAGAAGCTAGATAAACATAAGGTTCTGGATTAAAGAATTCTGGTTTTAAACCCAGATGGTTTTGGTGAGTGAGTTTATTTTAGAATCCCTAAAATAGTGTCTAATAGCATAACTTTCATTGCAACTCGAATGACAAAAGGTGCAACTTTCCCATTAATCCTTCCTTACTTCTGTTTGCACTGTGCCTTCTGCCTCACTGATCCTGCAGTGACCTGCAGTGACATGCTTTGGGGACTAAGGGGGCAGAAGAGCTTGGCTTTAGAAAGAAAGAGTTATTTCTTGACATGTTAGTTCCCTAAACTTGCTAATGATGAAAGGAAATGGTCACCTGTGATGCAGGGGAAGCACAAGAGAAATGTCCACAGCTTGTGGCCAAGGCAGGGCTAACAGGACCATCCCATCAGACTGATTTAGGAATattatccatccatccatcccttcgTGGAATTGCATAGTGAGGTGTGTTAAGAGCTTCACTACAAGTTTCACTGCAAATGTGTATAGTCTTACCCTTTTGTGTAGTGGAATAGCATAGGAGACATACAGGTGATAGTGGCTGTCACAAGGTCCAGCTGGGCAATGTAGCTGGATGGAGTGCACAGCCGGCTTCTGGGGGAAGCCAGCAATATCAACTTCAACAGCAGCTGCTAACACACTTCCATCAGTGGGAAATCAGATTATCCAGAACCTCCTGTGCCAAGCACATCCGTGCTACCCATCAAGCAAAGTGCTTGAAAGCTGCTGTGGCTCAAGAGCTCAGGCTGGACCCCCTGGTAGTACAGTATAATTACAGTCATCTGAATGGTTTGTTCTGCAGCAAACACAACAGTCTAGTCCAGAAGTGGAACCCTGTAGAGTAATACTTAAGCAGCGACTTTATACACAATGAATACAGATTAAGTCCTtggcagaaaacagaaaatacttcttcCATTGTCTTTGTTTCAGGTGTGCTGTAGATGAGGCTAAGGAGATGCAATTTGCTTGAATCTAAATCTGTTGTTTTGGATTAATGACAAACATACATAAATCTCTAAGAAGATTTTAACAAAATTCACCACGTGCAGTGTTTTACAACAGAATGTGTTTCAGCACCTGACATAAAAATTCAATACACTAAGGCTGTTTAGAGAGATGGGCACAGCAGGCTGATAACTCAGGTTAGTTTATCATCTTTTAAAAGGCAGCATAGCAAGAGTATTTTCTCAAAATGTTACTGGGATAGTTTTGAGTTGAAAGACTGGGTCCAGCCTCTGTCAGGATAAAAGGAACATCACTGCTTTGAGATCCTTTGCCGTGGGGGGGGGTGTCTCACTGCTGCTTGGCAGTCTTTGTCACAGGCTGGTTCTCAGAGCCCCAAGGTTTTTGTGATGAAAGCTGTGAGTGATCAGCAGCAAAACTCCTGGTGTTTTCCTTGTGATTGTGATTTTGCCTGAGCCATGTAGTACGATAACAAACAAAAGGAGATCTGAAAACTGAGGGTCCAGTATTCATCATCTCACTTTCCTTAGCAAGTGCAGTAGAATATAAAGAATTTGAATATTATACAATTTAATAATTCTCATGTTTTAAGGCGATTGCATATGCCCTGCCTGAAATGATACACACGTTTGAATTTTCATTCTCTaacagagggaaaggcaggaaaaaatagcatttaaaaaaacatttattcaaggaaaatttttagGGATCATGTATAAGATAATCTTCCTCAGGGTGACCCTCATTTTCTACAATATAATGGTTTTATCCAGCAGTGGTTTAATGGTTTTGAATAAGCTGTAGAGTGGAGGAACAAACACTTTAGTGAGAATGGAGGAGTTTACTGAAAGGCAGGAGTATCAGCCTACTTTGAATATAGAATGGAGATGATTATTCTGCTGACCTTTTATCCTCACCATCACTAAAATGTATATTATGAACATAATGGGGCCTGGTTTTGTGTAAACGATTTCTGTAAACATGACTGACTCGTTTGAAGCAAGTGGCATGCCAAGCAGGAGGCTGGAAGGCACAATTTCTGTGCATGGAGGCTCTCATCAAACAACTTTCTTGCTTCAAGCCTTTTATTTGAGCATAAATGTTTGTGAAgttttccagtgatttttttttcctggcattcACCCCACGACTCTTATTATTTTTAGCCATGTAAAATGGCATTATGCAATTGCtgaatttgtttctttcagcCCATGATGATCTATAAGACTTAATTTCCAGGATACTCCCTTGAAGTTACCTTCTCTTTGTGACCTCAGGATTTCTCTTCCCAGACCtctagtatttatttttactatttctgTGGTCGAGGTTTGGCAATATTGTTTTGGATTAATGACAAACATACATAAGAACTGGAAGGAACACATCTTAATATCCTAATTTAATGTGTGGATTGTTTATCAATAGTAGAAGAAGTTCCTGGACAGGTTTAACACAGCCTAATAATAGGCCTCTGCAGCCAGATAGAAAGATTTTGATGTATCTGAACTGCATGTAATTCTTCACTTGTTCCAAAATAGATgaaatttgcttattttatatTGCAATGCAGTATTTCATTCTCAGACTTTGCCCAGAAAGAATTGGAAGTGGAAGTCAGTTAGTTTGGACAAGTCTGCATTGTTTatatggaatattttaattgaCATAAAATTGTGTAAACCTTCTAGCTCCTCTGCTCT from Corvus cornix cornix isolate S_Up_H32 chromosome 5, ASM73873v5, whole genome shotgun sequence encodes:
- the DIO3 gene encoding thyroxine 5-deiodinase is translated as MLHSLGVHTLQLLTQAAACILLFPRFLLTAVMLWLLDFLCIRKKMLTMPTAEEVASANEGPPPDDPPVCVSDSNRMFTLESLKAVWHGQKLDFFKSAHVGSLAPNPEVIQLDGQKRLRILDFARGKRPLILNFGSCTUPPFMARLRSFQRLAAHFVDIADFLLVYIEEAHPSDGWVSSDAAYNIPKHQCLQDRLRAAQLMREGAPDCPLAVDTMDNASSAAYGAYFERLYIIQEEKVMYQGGRGPEGYKISELRTWLDQYKTRLQSPSTVVIQV